AACGCTATGGGATGCCGATTCATATTATATGAATGATAAGATGCAGGAAGCCGGAAGGTTCCTTCGAAGACACAAGGAGACGGACTTATTCAAGATAAATAGCAAAAATGAGTTCCAGTGGATTGGGAATGACCTGAACACTGATCAGAAAAGAATAACTGTTACGGGTGTTTCAAAAAACATTGCTCAGGCAAAGCTGGCGGGCCAGCTGATCGGCGATCTTTTAAAAGACAATCCGCAAACCAATTTAACACAAACCGCTATTGTGCTTGCGGACGAAAATCTGTTGTTTCCTGTGTTACATTCCCTGCCGGAGCAGGTGAGTAATGTGAATGTAACAATGGGTTATCCATTGAAGAATACACCAATCAGCGGTTTTAGTGAATTGCTGTTTCAGTTACATGAAAATGCGCGGCGACTCAACCGCAACGCGCAATTTTATCACCATGATGTGATTAATTTGCTTAATCATCCGTATACTAAATTGCTTTTAAATAGCGGGACAGAAGCTATTACACAAAAGCTGGTCAACTATTTGCAGGAAAAGAACATTGTGTTCTGTACGCTTAAAACGTTCGATCCGGTGCTTGGTGCATCTGTATCAGAGAAAACCCGTCTGCTGAATGTGTTTTTTAATAAGTGGTCAACTGTCGGGTCGATCTTCGATTGCCTGTATTCACTCATGGATTCTTTGAAAGAACGTTCTGTTGAACAATGGAATAGAAAATATAACACTGATACTTCGAAAACCAATCTCGAATTGGAATATCTTTTTGCGTATTCTAAAATCATAAAACGTATAAGATCTTTAACGGAAAGTTATCCGGCAATTACGGATATTAAAACCTTTCATGGTCTTTTAAAACAATTGATACGCGCCACCAATCTTTCATTTTATGGTGAACCTGTATCGGGGCTGCAGGTAATGGGAGTGTTGGAAACCCGTACACTTGATTTTGAGAATATTATTTTGCTGTCCGTTAATGAAGGGTTGTTGCCGTCCGGCAAAACACAAAACTCATTTATCCCTTTTGATGTAAAGCGGGTATTTGGTTTGCCAACATATTCGGAAAAGGATTCGATCTTCGCCTACCACTTTTATCGTTTGCTGCAACGCGCTAAAAATATTCATATCATATATAATACGGAGTCGGATAATCTTGGGGGAGGGGAAAAAAGCAGGTTTTTGACCCAATTATTATATGAGTTTCCGCAGGTTAATAAAGGAAGTACTATAAATGAACAATTGCTTGAAGTAAGTATTGAGCAACAGGCCGGTGAAACGCCAATAACTATTAGAAAAACCGATGATATACTGGAGATCATCAATAAAAAGGGTGAAGAGGGTTTTTCTCCTTCACTTTTGAATATTTACCGTAATTGCTCACTCAGATTTTATTTTCACCTTGTAGGTCAATTGAAGGAAACCAATGAAGTAGAAGAGACCATTGGAGCCGATACTCTTGGAAATGTTATTCATAAAACGCTGGAAGAATTTTATAAGCCAATTATTGGCAAAGCATTAGCCGTAAGTGATCTGAAGGCGATGAAAGAACAAACTGAACAAATACTAAAGCAGAATTTCGAATCCTATTATCCTGCCGACGATCTCGCATATGGAAAGAATTTGTTAACCCTTAAAGTCGCGAATAAATTTATTCAGGGCTTTTTGGACAAAGAGATTGAAATGCTGGGTGCATTAAGTGAGCAAAAGAACAGGTTGATCATAGAGAAGCTGGAGCAAGCTTTTGAAAGTGAGATCACAGTAGGTAGCAAAATTGTTAAAACCAGGGGCAAGATCGACCGCGTTGATATGTTTAACAACACTTCAAGGATCATTGATTATAAGACCGGC
The sequence above is a segment of the Bacteroidota bacterium genome. Coding sequences within it:
- a CDS encoding PD-(D/E)XK nuclease family protein, whose translation is MQTFLDHVAEYVFKTYPDKMSELCLVFPNRRAGLFFKAALARRMDRPFWSPEIFSIYEVYRDSEKDKAESFDEFTKWGQILLSDFNDIDSYLVNAKDLFGNLRNIKELESWSLLGPDLTPFQQDYLHFWESTGKYYTGFTERLLKSKRAYQGLAYRVVAGQAGEKIKQHNWHKIIFAGFNALNAAEEKIFRELISLGKAETLWDADSYYMNDKMQEAGRFLRRHKETDLFKINSKNEFQWIGNDLNTDQKRITVTGVSKNIAQAKLAGQLIGDLLKDNPQTNLTQTAIVLADENLLFPVLHSLPEQVSNVNVTMGYPLKNTPISGFSELLFQLHENARRLNRNAQFYHHDVINLLNHPYTKLLLNSGTEAITQKLVNYLQEKNIVFCTLKTFDPVLGASVSEKTRLLNVFFNKWSTVGSIFDCLYSLMDSLKERSVEQWNRKYNTDTSKTNLELEYLFAYSKIIKRIRSLTESYPAITDIKTFHGLLKQLIRATNLSFYGEPVSGLQVMGVLETRTLDFENIILLSVNEGLLPSGKTQNSFIPFDVKRVFGLPTYSEKDSIFAYHFYRLLQRAKNIHIIYNTESDNLGGGEKSRFLTQLLYEFPQVNKGSTINEQLLEVSIEQQAGETPITIRKTDDILEIINKKGEEGFSPSLLNIYRNCSLRFYFHLVGQLKETNEVEETIGADTLGNVIHKTLEEFYKPIIGKALAVSDLKAMKEQTEQILKQNFESYYPADDLAYGKNLLTLKVANKFIQGFLDKEIEMLGALSEQKNRLIIEKLEQAFESEITVGSKIVKTRGKIDRVDMFNNTSRIIDYKTGRTEDKELNVKEWELLKHDLNLNKSFQLLMYAWLYHKNSVVKNFNSVQSGIISFRQLSAGLKTVKIVDSDKITTDHLQKFEIVLKSILEEIYDPAVSFNKTEDKAVCEYCDFKTICSR